In Verrucomicrobiota bacterium, the DNA window GGTCGTGGGTCACATAAACCATCGTGGTTTGTAACTCGCTGTGGAGCTTGGATAATTCGATGCGCATCTGTGCCCGCAGCTCCGCATCGAGATTCGACAACGGTTCGTCGAAGAGAAAAATTTCGGGTTCCCTCACGATGGCGCGCCCGATTGCGACCCGCTGGCGCTGGCCTCCCGAGAGTTCCTTCGGACGCCGTTTCAGGTACGGCGTCAGCTGCAGGATGGCGGCCGCTCGGGCCACGCGTTCCCGGATTTCCTGTTTGGGACGGCGGGCCATCTTAAGGCCGAAGGCCATATTTTCTTCGACCGACATGTGCGGGTAGAGCGCAAAGTTTTGAAAAACCATCGCCACCCCGCGGTTGGCCGGATCGAGATCGTTGACCCGTGTGCCGCCGATCCAGACCTCGCCCGTGGTGACCGGTTCCAGCCCGGCGATAACGCGGAGCATAGTGGACTTGCCGCAGCCCGAGGGGCCGACGAGGACGACGAACTCACCGTCCTGGACGTGCAGGTTTACCCGATGAATCACTTCATGTTGGCCGAAGGATTTAACGATATTTACGAGCTTGAGGTCTGCCATGGCGGGCTGCGAAATAAAACCGGCTTCACCTACCAGACCCGGGCTCATTACGCAAGCGCGCCCAGGCCTGAACGGCGCCGGCAGGATCGCGGATAAGCTACCGCGGGTGGTTGGTCCTTCACTAAAAAATTTTCGAACTTTTGAAACTTCGATCCATTCCACGGGTTGAGGTGAGTGAGGTTTGAGCTCAAGCGTCGATCTCTGCGGATCGGAGTGCACGAGGTCGAACCGAGAACCTGAACTGTTGCTCAAAACTATATTGATATGAATAAAGCTATCCTCATGCTGGCTGCCGTCTTCTCGTTTGGTGTTGTTGGTGCCTACGCCCAGGGCGCTACGCCGGCCCCATCCCCTTCCACGTCGGCGTCGCCGTCGACCGGCACGAAGTCGATGAAATCCTCCAAAAAGCACCACAAGAAGCATAAGAGCTCCAAGACGGAAGCCCAATAAGCGGTTTTCGGATCGGACTCGGCGAATCTTTTGCCGATTGCCCATGGCGCTGCA includes these proteins:
- the ugpC gene encoding sn-glycerol-3-phosphate ABC transporter ATP-binding protein UgpC, translated to MADLKLVNIVKSFGQHEVIHRVNLHVQDGEFVVLVGPSGCGKSTMLRVIAGLEPVTTGEVWIGGTRVNDLDPANRGVAMVFQNFALYPHMSVEENMAFGLKMARRPKQEIRERVARAAAILQLTPYLKRRPKELSGGQRQRVAIGRAIVREPEIFLFDEPLSNLDAELRAQMRIELSKLHSELQTTMVYVTHDQMEAMTLADKIVVLNSGRIEQIGSPAELYLHPSNLFVAGFFGMPKMNFLKVRVAAVHGQSVAVQSDDFTAGRLEIPVQAMPGIAPNDALTLGVRPEHLAVSPPQKGKGLLTIEVVEGLGDLTYIHGVTPTGNRMTVSVKGFHDFKHADSVGYDFKLKDVHLFDPDEDAIRVGLPG